AGCTGCTGCGGGAGTCCCGGCGGTTGTAGCCGGGACCGCCGTGTTCACGCCCGTCGTCGGAACGTGTCCGCCGACTCCGGCCGGGCCTGGGGCAGCTCCCTCTGGTGCGTGGTCTGCAGGGCCGATTCGAGCAGGTAGGCGGCCAAATTGGAGAGGGACCGCCCTTGCACGTTGCTGCGCTCCACCAGAGCTTGGTAGGCGTTGTATGGCACCGTGATCGTGACACGCACCGGCCGCAGGAAGGGACCGGGTTCGGAGTGGCTTCGCATGGGTCGAGGAGGTTGCTTCCTCTGCTCTAAGCCCATCGCCAGGGTGCGAAGCCAGCCGCTTCATAAAAGGCCCGGCCGTCCCCACGGGCGAGAGGCCAGTGCTGGCCAGCGATTCACCCTGCTGCGGATAGCAGCAGGGGGCCTGCGCCGTCAGTGCAGGCCTGCATCGTCCTGCGCAAACTGCACGTATCTGAAAGCGGACTGAAGGCCTGGGCCTCAGTCCGCAGGCAGGTCGGTCACGGCCCCCAGGCTGCTGCTGCTCACCAGCCGGGCGTACTTGCCGAGCACCCCGGTGCGGTAGCGGGGGGCAGGCTTGGTCCAGGCGCTGCGACGCCGGGCCAGCTCCTCCGCGTCCACGTTGAGCTGGAGCAGGCGCTGCTTCGCATCCACCGTGATGCTGTCGCCCTCCTGCACGAGGGCGATGGTGCCGCCCGCGGCGGCTTCCGGAGCCACGTGGCCCACCACCATCCCGTAGGTGCCGCCCGAGAAGCGGCCATCGGTGATCAGGGCCACCGAATCGCCGAGCCCCTCGCCGATGATCGCGGCGGTGGGGGCCAGCATCTCGCGCATGCCGGGGCCGCCCACCGGCCCTTCGTAGCGGATGACCACCACATCGCCGGCGCTGATGCGCTTGGCGAGGATGGCGGCCAGGGCATCCTCCTCACTCTCGAACACCCGCGCCGGGCCGGTGATCACCGGGTTCTTCACCCCGCTGATCTTGGCCACGCTGCCCTCCTCCGCCAGGTTGCCCCGCAGGATCGCCAGGTGGCCCTGGGCGTAGAGGGGGTTGGACAGGGGCCGGATCACGTCCTGACCGGCCGGTGGTTCGGAGGGCACGTCGGCGAGCACCTCGGCCAGGGTGCGCCCCTCGATCGTGCGGCAGTCCCCATGCAGCAGGCCGCCGTCGAGCAGCAGCTTCATCACCTGGGGAATGCCGCCGGCCCGGTGCAGGTCGACGGTCACGTAGCGGCCGCTGGGCTTGAGGTCGCAGATCACGGGCACCTTCTGGCGGATCGTCTCGAAGTCGTCGATCGTGAGGGGCACACCGGCGGTGCGGGCGATGGCCAGCAGGTGCAGCACCGAATTGGTGGAGCCCCCCACCGCCATGATCACGGCGATGGCGTTCTCGAAGGCCTCCCGGGTCAGCAGGTCCCGGGGGCGGATGTCGGCCGCGATCGCCTGCACCAGCACCTCGGCCGAGCGGGCGGCACTCTCGGCCTTCTCCGGGTCCTCCGCCGCCATCGTCGAGCTGTAGGGCAGGCTCAGGCCGAAGGCCTCGAAGGCCGAACTCATCGTGTTGGCGGTGAACATGCCGCCGCAGCTGCCGGCGCCGGGGCAGGCGTTCTTCTCGATCGCCAGCAGCTCCGCCTCATCGATGCGGCCGCCGGAGAGCTGACCCACCGCCTCGAAGGCACTCACCACGGTGAGATCACAGGGCCCCAGCTTCCCCGGCTTGATCGTGCCGCCGTAGACGAAGATCGCCGGAATGTTCATGCGGGCCATGGCAAGCATGGCGCCGGGCATGTTCTTGTCGCAGCCGCCGATGGCCAGCAGACCGTCCATGCTCTGGGCGTTGCAGGCGGTTTCGATCGAATCGGCGATCACCTCGCGGGACACCAGCGAGTACTTCATGCCCTCGGTGCCCATCGAGATCCCGTCGCTGACCGTGATGGTGCCGAACATCTGCGGCATGGCTCCGGCCCCGTGGGCGGCCTGCTCGGCGCGCCGGGCCAGGTCGTTGAGGCCGATGTTGCAGGGGGTGATCGTGCTGTAGCCGTTGGCGATGCCGATGATCGGCTTGCCGAAGTCCCCGTCGCCGAAACCGACGGCCCGCAGCATGGCCCGGTTGGGGGAGCGTTGGAGGCCCTTGGTGATGGCGTCGGAGCGCAGCATGGCCGGGGAGGAACGGGTCTGCAGCAACTTACCGAGGGGCCTGCACCGCCACGCCTGGGACCTCAGCCTGGGACGTTCAGGGCTGGGGCTGCAGCTGCTCAAGCTGGCGGCGCACCTCGTCGATCGCCTGGTTGAGCTTCTGCACGCGGTCGTGCAGCTGGTCGCTGCTCACGGGCGTCTCCTCGAAGCCTTCGCCGAGGCGCGAGACGCGCAGCATCCGCAGCTGGCGCTGGGACAGCCGGTGCCGTTCGGCCCGGCGCAGCAGCCAGACGGCGAGGCCGGCGGCCCCCATGACCGCCCCGGCGGCCCCGGCCAGCAGGAGCAGACTGCCGCTGGCGGACGATTGCTGCCTGGAATCAGCCATGGACCTGCACGGAAAGGGACTTCCGGATTGGAGGGATTCAGCCTAGGCAGTGGCGGCGGCGATTCCATACAGCCGCTCGCTCACTTCGCCGAAGCCCGGCACGACACGGTGCCGGCTGTCCACCTCCGGGTCGATGCCGGCGCAGTAGATGGTGAGCTGGCTGTGCCGCTCACCGACAACCTTCAGCCCGGGGCTCGCCGCCAGGGTGGTGATCACCCGCAGCCGCTGCCCCTCCACCCCCAGGCCCGCCAGGCGGTCGAGCAGGGCCAGCAGGATCGAGCCGCTGGCGAGGACCGGCAGGAACACCAGCACGCCGCTGCGGGCCTCGATGGTGGCCGGCAGGTCGTCGAGGAACCAGTGGGGCTTGTGCTCCGGCCCGCAGGGCTCGATGCCCACATGGGCCAGCTGGGCCGACGGCAGCACCGACTGGGCCCCCTGCCACAGGCCGAGGCCGCCCCGCAGCACCGGGATCACCAGCAGGGGCACCTCCGGGTCGACCACCTGGCCGTCGCAGTGACCCAGGGGCGTGGTGACCGACACCGGACGGTGGGGCAGCCAGTCGCGCAGCGCCTCATAGGTGAGCCAGCGGCCCAGCTCCGCCATGGCGGTGGCGAACAGGGGCGAGGGGGTGGCCCCGTCGCGCAGCAGCGTGAGCCAGTGGCCGATCAGGGGATGGGGAGGAACCACCACCCGCAGGGACATGCTCATGTCGGGGAGTGTCTGCCATAGCTTGAACCGGCAGCGTACCGGTGTGGCATGGTTCCCAGCTCCCCAACTCCCCCCGAGATCCGCCGCCGGGCCCGGCGGGCCGGCCTGCTGGGGTCGGTCCTGGGCGCCGCGCTGGGCCTGCTGCTGTTTTGGACCGTGCTGCCGGCGGGCCCGGCCCTGGCGATCACCGCCCCCGAGCTGCGGGCCCAGCGCTCCTTCCAGGACCTCGACCCCGACCTGCGGGGCCGCAACCTGCAGCAGCAGGAGTTCCTCAAGGCCTCCATGGAGGGCTTTGATCTGCGGGATGCCGACCTGCGTGGCGCTGTCTTCAACTCCACCGACCTGCGCCAGGCCGACCTGCGCGGGGCCGACCTGGAGGACGTGGTGGCCTTCGCCACCCGCTTCGATGGGGCCGACCTGCGCGGCGCCCAGTTCCGCAACGCCATGCTGATGCAGAGCCGTTTCCGGGATGCCCGGATCGACGGGGCTGACTTCAGTGACGCGGTGCTCGATCTGCCGGAGCAGAAGGCCCTCTGCGCCCGGGCCAGCGGCAGCCATCCCCTCACCGGCGTCGACACGCGCGAGAGCCTCGGCTGCCGCTGAGACCGCCCGGCGGGGCTTCCCCTAGGTTTCGGTGTCTCCTGCCCCAGCGCCGATGACCGCCACCAGCTCCAGACGGCTGCCGGTCACGGTGGTGACCGGATTCCTGGGGGCCGGCAAGACCACCCTGCTGCGCCACCTGCTGCTGGAGAGCGGCCTGAGGCTGGCCGTCCTGGTCAACGAGTTCGGCGAGGTGGGCATCGACGGCGATCTGATCGCCTCCTGCGGCTTCTGCCCCGAGGAGGAACTGGGCGACCGGCTGGTGGAGCTGGCCAACGGCTGCCTCTGCTGCACGGTGCAGGATGAGTTCCTGCCCACCATGCAGCGCCTGCTGGAGCGGGCCGACAGGCTCGACGGCATCGTCGTCGAGACCAGCGGCCTGGCCCTGCCCGAGCCCCTGGTGGCCGCCTTCGGCTGGCCGGAGATCCGCAGCCGCACCCGGGTGCATGGGGTCGTCACGGTGGTGGACGGGGAGGCGATGGCCGCCGGCCATGTGGTGGGGGATGCCGAGGCGGTGGAGGCCCAGCGCCGCGCCGACCCCAGCCTCGACCACATCAGCGCCATCGAGGATCTGTTCGCCGACCAGCTCGGTGCCGCCGACCTGGTGCTGGTGAGCCGGGCCGACCGCCTGGAGCCTGAGGCCCTCGCCCGGGTGACCGCCAGGCTGCGCGCCGACCTGCGCCCCGGCACCGTGGTGCTGCCCATGGCCCGGGGCCGCCTCGATCCCTCCCTGGTGCTGGATGGTCCCGGCCTCGACCCGGCCAGCGACCATGACCATGACCATCACCATGACGAGGGTCACGACGACCACGATCACCACCATCACGACCACGATCACCACGAGCATGCCCATGTGGCGATGGAGTCGATCGTCGTGCGCCGCGGCGGCCAGTGGGGCCGGGCCGCCCTCGAAACCCAGCTGCAGCAACTGCTGATCGATCACCCCGTCGTGCGGCTCAAGGGACGGCTGCGCCAGGGCGGCAAGCGCCTGCCGCTGCAGATCCAGGGGGTCGGCCGTCGCCTCGACTGCTGGTATGAGGAGCGCGCGGGGGCCTCCCCTGACGCCGGCTCCGCCGAGGGCGCAGGCCCCGACGGACTGGAGCTGGTGGTGCTGGCCACCGCCGGCGCCGCCGGCCCCCTGCGCCAGGCCCTCGATCGCCTCTGAGCGTCGAGCGGCGCCCGGGCCGGTGCCAGACGCGCAGACCGTCTCAGTCGAGGGGGATGTCGCCCCTGGCGCAGACCCCATCCCAGCAGAGATCGGTGTTCTCCACCCAGCGGCTGTTCACCGGCTGCCAGCTGCCGGAGGGTTTGAGCATCGTCACCCGGCCCCGGCCGTCGTGGCGGAACTCGATCCGCTGCCCCCCCACCAGCAGGAACCAATGGAGGCCGAGCTCCTCGACCTGCATCTGGCAGTCCTGCCAGGGACCGTCCGCCAGGCGGCACTTCAGGGCCACCAGCCCCGGCAGGGAGTGGGCCTGCAGGGCCGTGGCGACCACGGCCAGACCGATGAGCCAGGCCAGCACGCGAGGCCCGAGCGGATCCAGCAGAACCCTTCGCAGGGAAGGCACCACGACCGGCGGTGCGGAGAACCAACCCCAGGCTGGTCCTGTGCCGAGGTGGTGGTGGGGCGTGCTGCCAAGATTTAACAAACGTCCGTGCCTCCGGTGCCGCTCTTCAACGCCCGCGTCCAGGTCTCCCTGCGCCCCTCCGTGCTGGACCCCGCCGGGGAGGCCACCCGGGCCGCCGCCGCCCGGCTCGGGGTGGAGGGGGTGAAGCGGTTGCGGATCGGCAAGGCGATCGAACTGGATCTGGAGGCGCCGGACCGGGCCACTGCCCAGGCCCGGCTCAAACTGCTCAGTGACCGCCTGCTCGCCAATCCGGTGATCGAGGACTGGTCGCTGGATCTGGCCGAAGCCGGTTGAGGGGGCCAGACCGATGACCGTCGGCATCGTTGTGTTTCCCGGCTCCAACTGTGACCGGGATGTGGCCTGGGCCCTGGAGGGCTGCCTGGGCATCCCCGTGCGCTTCCTCTGGCATGAGGAGCGCGACCTGGCCGGCCTTGAGGCCGTCGTGCTGCCGGGAGGGTTCAGCTACGGGGATTATCTGCGCTGCGGCGCGATCGCCCGTTTCGCCCCCGTGCTGGAGGAGGTGCGCTCCTTCGCCGCGCGCGGCGGCCCGGTGCTCGGCATCTGCAACGGCTTCCAGGTGCTCACCGAGATGGGCCTTCTCCCGGGCGCCCTCACCCGCAACCGGGATCTGCACTTCCTCTGCCAGAGCAGCCCGCTGGAGGTGCAGCCCGGGGCCTGCCGCTGGCTGGGTGCCTACGGCGCCGGCGAGCGCATCAGCCTGCCGATCGCCCACGGGGAAGGGCGCTACCAGGTGGAGCCGGAGGAACTGGAGCGCCTCGAGGGGCAGGGCTGTGTGGTGCTGCGCTACGTCGCCAATCCCAATGGGTCTCGGGGGGATGTGGCTGGCCTGAGCAACCCCGCGGGCAATGTGCTCGGCCTGATGCCCCATCCGGAGCGCGCCTGTGATCCGGTCACCGGCGGCCTCGACGGCCGTCGCCTGCTCGCCTCGCTGCTGGGCTGAGGTTTCAGTGCAGTCCCGCGAAGAAGTCGCGGCTGCCGCGGGGATCGGGGGCCAGGGTGCGGGCCCCGGGCGTCCAGTCGGCCGGACACACCTGGCCCGGCCGGTGGCGCACGAGCTGGAACGCCTGCAGCACCCGCAGGGTTTCGTCCACACTGCGGCCGACGGCCACGTCGTTAACGGTGCTGTGGCGGATCACGCCGTCGGGATCGATCAGGAACAAGCCCCGCAGGGCCGTGCCGGCCTCCTCATCGAGCACGTGGTAGGCCCGGGCGATCTCCTTGGTGAGATCCGACACCAGGGGGTAGGCCACATCCCCCAGCCCACCGCTCCGGCGTTCGGTCTGCACCCAGGCCAGATGGCTGTAGGGACTGTCGACGGACACGGCCAGGATGGCGGCGTCGAGGCGGGCGAACTCCCCGTGGCGATCACTGAAGGCGGTGATCTCCGTGGGACAGACGAAGGTGAAATTGAGGGGATAGAAGAACAGCACCACATCCCTGCCCCGATAGTCGCGCAGCGACAGGTCCCGGAACTCCTGATCCACCACGGCGGTGGCGCGAAAGTCGGGGGCTTCGAGGCCCACGAGCCTGCCGCTTCTGGTCATGGTGGCCACCGTCTCGGGAGGGGAATGGCACCCATGCTGGCCTGAAGGAGCCCGGCCCCTACGATGTTTGTCAACGAAGCGATGCCTCTGCCATGGGTTGGGATCCGACCGTCCTGCGCAAATACAACACCACCGGCCACTTCCGCCTGATCAATCAGCTGCGCTCCGAACTCAAGGGCAACCCCCTGATCCGCCCCAAGGACGGGGAAACCGTGGGCGCCGCCAACCGCAGCAAGAGCCTCACCCGCGCGCTCCAGAACCGTTCCCAGGCAGGGGGTTACGGCCGCAGTCGCCGTCCGGTCCAGACCTCCCAGCCCGTCGTCGTCACCCCCGCGCCCACGCTGCCCGTGATCGCTCCGGTGCCGGTCCGGGTCGAGAGTGTGGAAAGCCAGGAGGCGGCCAATGCCCGCAGCTTCCGCGAGCGACTTAACGCCATCGAGATGCGCTGAATCAGCGCCTCTGGCATTGCAGCAAGGTTGCGTCAAGCCTGCATCAAAGCTTCCCCGGCGGTGGATTAGCCACAGTCGTTGAGGTTGATTTGGTCTGGATTGGATCCAACCTGGAACCCTGGGTTCAGGAAGCAATGACCCAGGACAATGGCTCGGGGGAGACTTGAACTCCCGACCTTGGGGTTATGAATCCCACGCTCTAACCAGCTGAGCTACCGAGCCAATCGATGGGACTTTAGACGATGACCGGTTCGGCCCCCGGCCGGGTCAGGCCCGGGGGGGGAGCATCTGCAGGGGGTTGATCGCGCCGCGGCCGGGGGGATGGATCTCGAAGTGCAGGTGGGGGCCGGTGCTGCGGCCTGTGCTGCCCATCTGGCTGATCACCTGACCCTGCGCCACCGTCTCGCCCCTGGTCACCAGCAGGCGGCTGTTGTGGGCGTAGAGGCTGCGGCTGCCATCGGGATGGGCGATCTCCACCAGGAAGCCGTAACCGCCGTCATGCCAGCCGGCGAACACAACCTGACCCTCCCGGGCGGCCATGATCGGCGTGCCGACGTTGTTGGCCACATCGATGCCCTTGTGCATCCGGCCCCAGCGCCAGCCGAAACCGGAGGTGAACACCCCGCGGGTGGGCCAGATCCAGGCAGTGGAGGGGGCCGTGGTGCCGCCATTGAAGGGCGGCTGCGGGTCACCGAACTCCGGTGTGTCGGGCCAGCTGATGCCGCAGCTGACGGACGGCTTCAGGCCCAGCAGCATGCGGGAACGGCCCGGGGCCGACTGGGCCAGACGCACCTGGCTGCCCACCACGAGCCGGGCGGTTTCCAGGCCCGGATTGAGGCGGATCAGCTCGGCCACGCTCAGGCCATAGCGCTGGGCCAGCTTGAGCACCGTGTCGCCGAAGCGGACGACCCCGTCCCGCTCCACCGGCGGCGGGGTGGAGACCGGCGGGCTCTGGCGCTGGACGGAGGCGTCGAGGGAGGCGATGCGGCCAAGGCGCTCCTTGCCGCGGGACGGCACCACCAGCCAGTCGCCGTTGCCGAAGCGGTGGTCTTCATCGACGTCGTTGAGGCGGGCCAGGCGGCTCTCATCGAGATCGAGGGCGGAGGAGAGCTCCTCGATGGATACCGGACGGCGGACCTTGATCCAGACCCGGTCGGTGGCGGAAGGCAGGGAGGCCAGCAGGGTCTCGGTGGACACGGTGCTGGGGGAATCGTCAGCGAGAACGGCCACGAGCGGCACGACGGCCGGTGTGGAGAGGAGAAAGGGAAGAATCAAGCGGAAAGGCTTCATGCATTTCACATCCAGCGGACAAAACCCAGCAGAGAAGCCAACATCTGCGGGTCCGGCAGAGAGTAGCGCCATGAACCACAGGGGGCAAGGTTCCTCAGGCACAACGCGGTCCGGACATCGGGACCGTCCCGCCCAGGTCTCAGCTGTCGCTCGCTGCGGCAGGCCCGATCTGGCGCAGGGCTTCGAACAGCACGATGCCAACGGACACCGAGAGATTCAGGCTGCGGACGCCCCCCCGGTCCTCCCGGGCCCGGCAGGCCATGGGGATGGTGAGCCGGGCCTCGGCGGACGCCTGCAGGGCGTTCGGTAATCCGTCCGTCTCCCGTCCGAACAGCAGCCAGTCGTCGGGATGGAAGCGGAAGTCGGTGTAGGCCGTCTCCGCCTGGCTGCTGAGGGCCACCAGGCGGCCGCCCCGCCCCCGCCGCACCGTCTGGAAGCGCTCCAGGTCGCCGTGGCGGTGCAGCGACACCCAGGGCCAGTAATCCAGGCCGGCCCGGCGCAGGTGGCGATCGCTGATCGAGAAGCCCAGCGGTTCGATCAGATGCAGCTCGCAGCCGGTGGCGGCGCAGGTGCGCGCCACGTTGCCGGTGTTCGGCGGGATCTGGGGCTGGTAGAGCACGACGCGGGGCATCCGGGGTGCGATCAGAAGCCGGGGGGCACGGGCTGGCTCAGGGCCAGCAGGTCGATGGCCCGGCCCTGCAGGACCAGCCAGGCCGCCTCGCTGCGGGCCAGGAGGGTCTGCTGCATCGACCCGAGCCGATCCCGGAAGCGGGATCCGGCCGCCGTAGCCGGCACCACACCCCAGCCCGTCTCCTCACAGACCACCACCAGGGGTGCCGGGCAGGTGCCGAGGGCGCCGAGCAGTTCACCGCAGCGGAGCCCCCAGTCCGGCGGCTCCAGATCCAGGTGGGCGGCCACCCAGGTCCCGAGCGAATCGACCAGCCCCAGCTGCCCGTCCTGCAGACGTCCCAGCTCGGCGGCGAGCTCCCCGCCCACTTCCCTGCAGCCCCATTCGGGCGGACGCCGCAAGCGGTGCCGCCGCAGGCGCTCCTGCCAGGCCACGTCGCCGGGAAGCGAGGGCCCGGTGGCCAGGTAGATGACCGCCAGGCCGCTGACGCTTGCCAGGTGTTCGGCCCAGCGGCTCTTGCCGCCCCTTGAGGGCCCGCTGACCAGCGTCAGGCGGGGATGGCGCTGGACCCCGGCCGGGGGTTCAGCCGCCACCGTTCATGTTGCGCAGGGTGGCCACCGAGGACGGCGAGACGCGGTTGAGGTAACGGAAGATCCAGTACTTGAAGATCGTGGCCAGCACCACCGGGAAGGTGGCGATGAAGAGCATGACGAAGTTCTCCTGGGCCGGCAGTCCCAGATGGTGGGCAACCCCGTCGAGCAGCACCGTCCAGCCCTCCGGACTGTGGAAGCCCACGAAGATGTCGGTGAACAGGATGATGGCAAAGGCCTTGGCGCTGTCGCTCAGGCCATACACCATTTCGTCGATGAAGCCCCGCAGCACCTGGATGTCGCGCCGTCCGAGGATGGCCACCACCACGAAGCCGATGAAGCCGCAGACGTCGGCCAGGACGTTCTTGATGGCGTGGGTGCTCTCCTGGTCGGCCTCCTCCTTGAGCTCCTGGGCCCGCTTGGCCAGCTCCGTCTGCAGCTCTTCCCGGCTGGGCAGGGCCTTGCCGGACAGCAGGGCGTCGAATTCGATCTCCGCCTGATAGACGCGCAGCTTCTCGACGGCCCGCTCCTCCAGGTGCGGTTTCGGGTAGGTGAGGAAGCTGTTGTCGGGGGCGAACCGATCCACCAGGGGCGAGACCACGTAGGTGCGGCTCACCTGCTGCACCAGCACCGGCACCAGCACCAGCAGCAGCAGGATCCGCAGCGACACCAGGGTGGAATCGCGGCGGCGGCGGAAGCCCGCCACTACGCTGGCCTCCGCCTCCGGGTCCAGCTGCCGCCGCACCTGGTCGACCACGCTCACCAGGCTGCGGGGCAGCATCTCAGGGGTGCGGCTCAGGGCCGGCAGCTCCTCCCGGGCCACCGCGTAGCGGGCGGTGACCGTGTCGATCAGCTGGTACTGGCGCAGTTCCTGGCCGGAGAGCTCCTGGCGGTACGGGGCCAGCACGTCCCTGGACTGGCGGCAGACCTGCAGGGCGGCCCGGAAGCGGCGCAGCACCTGGGCCTGCATCGCCCGCGGGATGCTCAGCTCCAGTTCGGGACGCACCGGGCGGTCGTTGTAATGCTCCATCTCGATGCTCTGGATCAGCAGGGCGGCTTCGTAGCCGCGCTCAAGATCGGAGCTCAGGTCGAGGGAGCGGGCCCGCCCGAAGGTACCCATCCAGTTCGTCAGTCCCATGGGGAGGCGGGTCGCGGGGGAATCAACGGGAGAAGACCCACCAGGTGAGCATCGGCACCACGGTGCCCACCACCAGAAGGACGATGACCCAGGTGAAGGCGTTGCTGCTGGAGGTCTCCTCCCGGGTGGGGATGTTGCTGACGACCGCGGCGGCCTCCTCGACGACGGGTTCGCCGGGATCCTCGCCACCCTGAAGGACGGCGGTGAGGCGCTGCAGGGCGTCGATGGCGGCCTGGCGGTAACGGTCACCGCTGCGCAGCGGCTGGGCCATGGTGGTGGCGGCGGTGCTCTCCAGCAGCTCGTCGGGAAGCTGGCGGTCGAGGGGGGCCTGGGCGACGATCGCCGTGGAGCGGGTCTGGGTGTCGATCAGCAGCAGCAGCAGGGGATCGGGGCTGCTGCCGGCGGGGGGATCGGCCGACCAGCGCTCCACCAGCTGACCGGCCAGGGTGGAGAGGTCGAGGCCGTAGTCCAGCCGGCTGAGGGTGACCAGGCGGGCGTCGACCCGTTCGGCGGCGAAGGCCTGAAGCTGGCGTTCGATCTCGGCCTTGCCCGCCCGGCTGAGCACGTCGGCGCCGTCCAGAACGTGCTCGGCCGGGGGTCGGGCGGGGAGGTCCGTCGCCGACAGGGCCCTGACGGCGGCGACAGGAGCGGCCAGCACCAGGCCGAGGGCCAGCACCAGGGAGAGCAGGGACCGAAGCAGCCCGGACCGGCCGGTGGGGCCGGCGGGCGCTGCCGCCACCGGAGGCATCACTGAAGCCAAGGCCATCGTGCGAGACGCCACCAGTCTGCCGTTGCGGCCCCGTTCCGGCATCCTGAGGGCAGCCTCGGTGCCGGACACCACGATGACGATGTCCGCCCCAGCCCGCGTCGTTCTGGCCTGCGGCGCCACGGGCCTGGCCCTGGCCGTGCTCAACCAGATGACCGCCCCCAGCCTGGACCCTCCCCTGGAGCGGGCCTCGGTGCTGGCCAGCATCCTGGCCGTGCTCCTGCTGCTGGTGGCCCTGCTGTGGCAGCGGG
This genomic stretch from Cyanobium gracile PCC 6307 harbors:
- a CDS encoding LysM peptidoglycan-binding domain-containing M23 family metallopeptidase — its product is MILPFLLSTPAVVPLVAVLADDSPSTVSTETLLASLPSATDRVWIKVRRPVSIEELSSALDLDESRLARLNDVDEDHRFGNGDWLVVPSRGKERLGRIASLDASVQRQSPPVSTPPPVERDGVVRFGDTVLKLAQRYGLSVAELIRLNPGLETARLVVGSQVRLAQSAPGRSRMLLGLKPSVSCGISWPDTPEFGDPQPPFNGGTTAPSTAWIWPTRGVFTSGFGWRWGRMHKGIDVANNVGTPIMAAREGQVVFAGWHDGGYGFLVEIAHPDGSRSLYAHNSRLLVTRGETVAQGQVISQMGSTGRSTGPHLHFEIHPPGRGAINPLQMLPPRA
- a CDS encoding tRNA (cytidine(34)-2'-O)-methyltransferase, with the translated sequence MPRVVLYQPQIPPNTGNVARTCAATGCELHLIEPLGFSISDRHLRRAGLDYWPWVSLHRHGDLERFQTVRRGRGGRLVALSSQAETAYTDFRFHPDDWLLFGRETDGLPNALQASAEARLTIPMACRAREDRGGVRSLNLSVSVGIVLFEALRQIGPAAASDS
- the ilvD gene encoding dihydroxy-acid dehydratase — translated: MLRSDAITKGLQRSPNRAMLRAVGFGDGDFGKPIIGIANGYSTITPCNIGLNDLARRAEQAAHGAGAMPQMFGTITVSDGISMGTEGMKYSLVSREVIADSIETACNAQSMDGLLAIGGCDKNMPGAMLAMARMNIPAIFVYGGTIKPGKLGPCDLTVVSAFEAVGQLSGGRIDEAELLAIEKNACPGAGSCGGMFTANTMSSAFEAFGLSLPYSSTMAAEDPEKAESAARSAEVLVQAIAADIRPRDLLTREAFENAIAVIMAVGGSTNSVLHLLAIARTAGVPLTIDDFETIRQKVPVICDLKPSGRYVTVDLHRAGGIPQVMKLLLDGGLLHGDCRTIEGRTLAEVLADVPSEPPAGQDVIRPLSNPLYAQGHLAILRGNLAEEGSVAKISGVKNPVITGPARVFESEEDALAAILAKRISAGDVVVIRYEGPVGGPGMREMLAPTAAIIGEGLGDSVALITDGRFSGGTYGMVVGHVAPEAAAGGTIALVQEGDSITVDAKQRLLQLNVDAEELARRRSAWTKPAPRYRTGVLGKYARLVSSSSLGAVTDLPAD
- a CDS encoding bifunctional adenosylcobinamide kinase/adenosylcobinamide-phosphate guanylyltransferase, giving the protein MAAEPPAGVQRHPRLTLVSGPSRGGKSRWAEHLASVSGLAVIYLATGPSLPGDVAWQERLRRHRLRRPPEWGCREVGGELAAELGRLQDGQLGLVDSLGTWVAAHLDLEPPDWGLRCGELLGALGTCPAPLVVVCEETGWGVVPATAAGSRFRDRLGSMQQTLLARSEAAWLVLQGRAIDLLALSQPVPPGF
- the cobW gene encoding cobalamin biosynthesis protein CobW; translation: MTATSSRRLPVTVVTGFLGAGKTTLLRHLLLESGLRLAVLVNEFGEVGIDGDLIASCGFCPEEELGDRLVELANGCLCCTVQDEFLPTMQRLLERADRLDGIVVETSGLALPEPLVAAFGWPEIRSRTRVHGVVTVVDGEAMAAGHVVGDAEAVEAQRRADPSLDHISAIEDLFADQLGAADLVLVSRADRLEPEALARVTARLRADLRPGTVVLPMARGRLDPSLVLDGPGLDPASDHDHDHHHDEGHDDHDHHHHDHDHHEHAHVAMESIVVRRGGQWGRAALETQLQQLLIDHPVVRLKGRLRQGGKRLPLQIQGVGRRLDCWYEERAGASPDAGSAEGAGPDGLELVVLATAGAAGPLRQALDRL
- the purQ gene encoding phosphoribosylformylglycinamidine synthase subunit PurQ, which gives rise to MTVGIVVFPGSNCDRDVAWALEGCLGIPVRFLWHEERDLAGLEAVVLPGGFSYGDYLRCGAIARFAPVLEEVRSFAARGGPVLGICNGFQVLTEMGLLPGALTRNRDLHFLCQSSPLEVQPGACRWLGAYGAGERISLPIAHGEGRYQVEPEELERLEGQGCVVLRYVANPNGSRGDVAGLSNPAGNVLGLMPHPERACDPVTGGLDGRRLLASLLG
- the pxcA gene encoding proton extrusion protein PcxA; amino-acid sequence: MGLTNWMGTFGRARSLDLSSDLERGYEAALLIQSIEMEHYNDRPVRPELELSIPRAMQAQVLRRFRAALQVCRQSRDVLAPYRQELSGQELRQYQLIDTVTARYAVAREELPALSRTPEMLPRSLVSVVDQVRRQLDPEAEASVVAGFRRRRDSTLVSLRILLLLVLVPVLVQQVSRTYVVSPLVDRFAPDNSFLTYPKPHLEERAVEKLRVYQAEIEFDALLSGKALPSREELQTELAKRAQELKEEADQESTHAIKNVLADVCGFIGFVVVAILGRRDIQVLRGFIDEMVYGLSDSAKAFAIILFTDIFVGFHSPEGWTVLLDGVAHHLGLPAQENFVMLFIATFPVVLATIFKYWIFRYLNRVSPSSVATLRNMNGGG
- a CDS encoding peroxiredoxin; protein product: MTRSGRLVGLEAPDFRATAVVDQEFRDLSLRDYRGRDVVLFFYPLNFTFVCPTEITAFSDRHGEFARLDAAILAVSVDSPYSHLAWVQTERRSGGLGDVAYPLVSDLTKEIARAYHVLDEEAGTALRGLFLIDPDGVIRHSTVNDVAVGRSVDETLRVLQAFQLVRHRPGQVCPADWTPGARTLAPDPRGSRDFFAGLH
- a CDS encoding ribbon-helix-helix domain-containing protein — protein: MRSHSEPGPFLRPVRVTITVPYNAYQALVERSNVQGRSLSNLAAYLLESALQTTHQRELPQARPESADTFRRRA
- the purS gene encoding phosphoribosylformylglycinamidine synthase subunit PurS, with product MPLFNARVQVSLRPSVLDPAGEATRAAAARLGVEGVKRLRIGKAIELDLEAPDRATAQARLKLLSDRLLANPVIEDWSLDLAEAG
- a CDS encoding pentapeptide repeat-containing protein is translated as MVPSSPTPPEIRRRARRAGLLGSVLGAALGLLLFWTVLPAGPALAITAPELRAQRSFQDLDPDLRGRNLQQQEFLKASMEGFDLRDADLRGAVFNSTDLRQADLRGADLEDVVAFATRFDGADLRGAQFRNAMLMQSRFRDARIDGADFSDAVLDLPEQKALCARASGSHPLTGVDTRESLGCR
- the upp gene encoding uracil phosphoribosyltransferase, which gives rise to MSMSLRVVVPPHPLIGHWLTLLRDGATPSPLFATAMAELGRWLTYEALRDWLPHRPVSVTTPLGHCDGQVVDPEVPLLVIPVLRGGLGLWQGAQSVLPSAQLAHVGIEPCGPEHKPHWFLDDLPATIEARSGVLVFLPVLASGSILLALLDRLAGLGVEGQRLRVITTLAASPGLKVVGERHSQLTIYCAGIDPEVDSRHRVVPGFGEVSERLYGIAAATA